The following coding sequences lie in one Amycolatopsis cihanbeyliensis genomic window:
- a CDS encoding glycosyltransferase 87 family protein encodes MGSGGQDRGDAVRFRWGRWLLLAIAAVGCVISGLSCYLENIPGGVDTAVYRAGAETLLHGRSLYDSDILPFTPEYARLPFTYSPFAALVFVPLVAIPEQLGWALLNVGSVLAVVLVAYVVLRRSPRRPSWLQPGWGAVLLGLALLGLQPVWTTLGYGQINAVLMALIVLDLLVVCGATGRGRHAGGVLVGLAAATKLTPLIFVVHLALIGRRVDAARAAATFLVSQGLMLLLIPHDTVRFWTHTVFDSSRIGPTALVWNQSLGAVVRRLTGDASWSQYAGYGIGAVLAVGAVVLVRRYHRQGRPVHALLVTGYLALLVSPVSWVHHWVWAVPLVVLLVIEAASGDRAARWLLPVTLVVFVLRPMHVPVSALNPLTFVLSNTYVLFPVLLGLFLLVRGKRGHTPPGEPHLERQPVSPALTAAR; translated from the coding sequence TTGGGTTCGGGTGGTCAGGACCGGGGGGACGCCGTGCGGTTTCGCTGGGGGAGATGGCTGCTGCTGGCCATCGCCGCGGTCGGTTGTGTGATCAGCGGGTTGAGCTGCTACCTGGAGAACATTCCCGGGGGCGTGGACACCGCCGTGTACCGCGCCGGGGCGGAGACCCTGCTGCACGGGCGGTCGCTGTACGACTCGGACATTCTGCCCTTCACCCCCGAATACGCCCGGCTGCCCTTCACCTACTCGCCGTTCGCCGCGCTCGTGTTCGTGCCGCTCGTGGCCATCCCGGAACAGCTCGGCTGGGCGTTGCTGAACGTGGGGTCCGTGCTGGCCGTGGTGCTCGTCGCCTACGTCGTGTTGCGGAGGTCGCCGCGCAGGCCGTCCTGGTTGCAGCCCGGATGGGGCGCGGTGCTGCTCGGCCTGGCGCTGCTCGGGCTGCAGCCGGTGTGGACCACCCTCGGCTACGGGCAGATCAATGCGGTGCTGATGGCGCTCATCGTGCTGGACCTGCTCGTGGTCTGTGGCGCCACGGGGCGCGGGCGGCACGCGGGCGGGGTGCTGGTCGGGCTGGCCGCGGCGACCAAGTTGACTCCGCTGATCTTCGTGGTGCACCTGGCGCTGATCGGCCGCCGGGTCGACGCCGCACGCGCCGCCGCGACCTTCCTGGTTTCGCAGGGCCTGATGCTGCTGCTCATCCCGCACGACACCGTTCGCTTCTGGACGCACACCGTGTTCGACTCCTCCCGGATCGGGCCGACGGCGCTGGTCTGGAACCAGTCCCTCGGTGCCGTGGTGCGCAGGCTCACCGGGGACGCGTCCTGGTCGCAGTACGCGGGATACGGGATCGGCGCCGTGCTCGCGGTCGGTGCGGTGGTGCTGGTGCGCCGCTATCACCGGCAGGGCAGGCCGGTGCACGCGCTGCTGGTGACCGGGTATCTCGCGTTGCTGGTCAGCCCGGTCTCCTGGGTGCACCACTGGGTGTGGGCCGTGCCGCTGGTGGTCCTGCTGGTGATCGAGGCCGCGAGCGGCGACCGGGCCGCGAGGTGGCTGCTGCCGGTGACCCTGGTGGTGTTCGTGCTCCGGCCGATGCACGTGCCGGTCAGTGCGCTGAACCCGCTGACCTTCGTGCTCAGCAACACCTACGTGCTGTTCCCGGTGCTGCTCGGGCTGTTTCTGCTGGTGCGCGGGAAACGCGGGCACACCCCGCCCGGGGAGCCGCACCTCGAGCGGCAGCCGGTCAGTCCCGCGCTGACCGCTGCCCGCTGA
- the ispG gene encoding flavodoxin-dependent (E)-4-hydroxy-3-methylbut-2-enyl-diphosphate synthase: MSLVELGMPGPVLARRPSRRVLVGDVPVGDGAPVSVQSMTTTVTADVDATLQQIAELTAAGCQIVRVAVPSQDDADALPAIAAKSQIPVVADIHFQPKYVFAAIDAGCAAVRVNPGNIKKFDDKVAEIARAASAAFTPIRIGVNAGSLDGRLLAKYGKATAEAMVESALWECSLFEEHGFGDLKLSVKHHDPLVMIEAYRMLAQRCDYPLHLGVTEAGPPPQGTVKSAVAFGVLLGEGIGDTIRVSLSAPPVEEIKVGSQILESLGLRPRRLEIVSCPSCGRAQVDVYRLTEEVAAAFEDFPIPLRVAVMGCVVNGPGEAREADLGVSSGNGKGQIFVRGEVVRTVPESKIVETLLEEALSRDWSQRC; this comes from the coding sequence ATGAGTCTCGTTGAACTGGGCATGCCGGGACCGGTGCTGGCCCGCCGGCCGTCCCGCCGTGTCCTGGTCGGCGATGTGCCGGTCGGCGACGGCGCGCCGGTGTCAGTGCAGTCCATGACCACCACGGTGACCGCCGATGTCGACGCGACCTTGCAACAGATCGCCGAGCTCACCGCCGCGGGCTGCCAGATCGTGCGGGTTGCGGTGCCCTCGCAGGACGACGCGGACGCCTTGCCCGCCATCGCGGCCAAGTCGCAGATCCCGGTGGTGGCGGACATCCACTTCCAGCCGAAGTACGTGTTCGCCGCGATCGACGCGGGATGCGCGGCGGTACGGGTGAATCCCGGCAACATCAAGAAGTTCGACGACAAGGTCGCCGAGATCGCGCGGGCGGCCTCGGCGGCGTTCACCCCGATCCGGATCGGGGTGAACGCGGGCTCGCTGGACGGGCGGCTGCTGGCGAAGTACGGCAAGGCCACCGCGGAGGCGATGGTGGAGTCGGCACTGTGGGAGTGCTCGCTGTTCGAGGAGCACGGCTTCGGCGACCTGAAGCTCTCGGTCAAGCACCATGACCCGCTGGTGATGATCGAGGCGTACCGCATGCTGGCGCAGCGTTGCGACTACCCGCTGCATCTCGGCGTCACCGAGGCCGGACCACCTCCGCAGGGGACCGTGAAGTCGGCCGTGGCGTTCGGTGTGCTGCTCGGCGAGGGGATCGGCGACACGATTCGGGTGTCGCTCTCCGCGCCGCCGGTCGAGGAGATCAAGGTGGGCAGCCAGATCCTGGAGTCGCTCGGCCTGCGGCCGCGCAGGCTGGAGATCGTGTCCTGCCCCTCCTGCGGCCGTGCGCAGGTGGACGTCTACCGGCTCACCGAGGAGGTCGCCGCGGCGTTCGAGGACTTCCCCATTCCACTGCGGGTGGCCGTGATGGGTTGCGTGGTCAACGGTCCCGGCGAGGCGAGGGAGGCCGATCTCGGGGTCTCCTCGGGCAACGGCAAGGGCCAGATTTTCGTCCGGGGTGAGGTGGTGCGTACGGTACCGGAGAGCAAGATCGTCGAAACGCTGCTGGAGGAGGCGCTCAGCAGGGACTGGTCGCAACGGTGCTGA
- a CDS encoding 4-hydroxy-3-methylbut-2-enyl diphosphate reductase gives MINADDPAWRPVAGPRTVLLASPRSFCAGVERAIDVVEQALRRWGGPIYVRKQIVHNTHVVADLEARGAVFVDELDGVPDGATLVFSAHGVSPAVREEAGRRDLHVIDATCPLVTKVHAEARRFAGRGDTVLLIGHAGHEEVEGTLGEAPEDTVLVQNVAEVEHLRVPDPTRVSYLTQTTLSVDETEEVITALRERFPELRGPASDDICYATTNRQDALRGVAEESDLVLVVGSANSSNSVRLVELAQRQGTPARLIDDAGDIRPEWLAGVGTVGLTAGASAPESLVDDVIAALGELGPVTVHAHETTRETIHFTLPSAVR, from the coding sequence ATGATCAATGCGGATGATCCTGCCTGGCGTCCGGTCGCCGGGCCGCGCACGGTGCTGCTGGCCTCACCCCGCTCCTTCTGCGCGGGCGTGGAGCGGGCCATCGACGTGGTGGAACAAGCCCTGCGACGCTGGGGCGGACCGATCTACGTGCGCAAGCAGATCGTGCACAACACCCACGTGGTCGCCGATCTCGAGGCCAGGGGCGCGGTGTTCGTGGATGAGCTGGACGGTGTCCCGGACGGGGCCACCCTGGTGTTCTCCGCGCACGGCGTCTCGCCCGCGGTGCGCGAGGAGGCCGGCCGGCGCGACCTGCACGTGATCGACGCGACCTGCCCGCTGGTGACCAAGGTGCACGCCGAGGCGCGCCGGTTCGCCGGCCGGGGCGACACCGTACTGCTGATCGGGCATGCGGGGCACGAGGAGGTCGAGGGCACCCTGGGTGAGGCGCCGGAGGACACCGTGCTGGTGCAGAACGTGGCCGAGGTGGAGCACCTGCGCGTGCCCGACCCGACTCGGGTGTCCTACCTGACCCAGACCACGTTGTCGGTGGACGAGACCGAGGAGGTGATCACGGCGCTCCGGGAGCGGTTTCCCGAGCTGCGTGGCCCCGCCTCGGATGACATCTGTTACGCCACCACCAACCGCCAGGACGCGCTGCGCGGGGTGGCCGAGGAGTCCGACCTGGTACTCGTGGTCGGCTCGGCCAACTCGTCCAACTCGGTCCGGTTGGTCGAGCTGGCCCAGCGCCAGGGCACCCCGGCCCGGCTCATCGACGACGCGGGCGATATCCGGCCGGAGTGGTTGGCCGGGGTGGGCACCGTGGGGCTGACCGCGGGCGCCTCGGCCCCGGAGAGCCTTGTCGACGACGTGATCGCCGCACTGGGCGAGCTCGGTCCGGTCACCGTGCACGCGCACGAGACCACCCGCGAAACCATCCACTTCACCCTGCCGTCGGCGGTGCGGTGA
- a CDS encoding family 2 encapsulin nanocompartment cargo protein polyprenyl transferase, whose product MAISDVMTEGRPVPEVLSAGRGLVDPALRTAVDTLPSEMRHVTGYHLGWWDENGRSLREAGGKAIRPAMVLLAAEAAGGRPADAVPAAVAVELVHNFSLLHDDVMDGDVTRRHRPTAWSVFGVGAAILAGDSLLTLALDVLARSGHPAAQQGIRTLAAAVQELVGGQSADLVFETRSDVGLAECLRMAEGKTGALLGCTTALGGAFAGGGPEQVDRLRRFGAQLGLAFQFVDDLLGIWGEPAVTGKPVYSDLQNRKKSMPVVAALTSDTPQGRELATLYYREQPLSGTELVRAAELIDATGARDWSQEQADELLARALRDLAAAGPRPRAGAELAALARLVTRRDR is encoded by the coding sequence ATGGCCATCTCGGATGTGATGACCGAGGGCAGGCCGGTGCCGGAGGTGCTGTCCGCAGGCCGCGGCCTCGTCGATCCCGCGTTGCGCACGGCGGTCGACACGCTGCCGTCGGAGATGCGGCACGTCACCGGCTATCACCTCGGCTGGTGGGACGAGAACGGGCGCTCGTTACGGGAGGCCGGCGGCAAGGCCATCCGGCCCGCCATGGTGCTGCTGGCCGCCGAGGCGGCGGGCGGCAGGCCGGCGGACGCGGTTCCGGCCGCCGTGGCGGTGGAGCTGGTGCACAACTTCTCGTTGCTGCACGACGACGTGATGGACGGCGACGTCACCCGTCGCCACCGGCCCACGGCGTGGAGTGTGTTCGGTGTCGGGGCGGCGATCCTGGCCGGGGACTCCTTGCTCACTCTCGCGCTGGACGTGCTCGCCCGCAGCGGTCATCCGGCTGCGCAGCAGGGGATCCGGACCCTGGCCGCCGCGGTGCAGGAACTGGTCGGTGGACAGAGCGCCGACCTGGTCTTCGAGACGCGCTCCGATGTGGGGCTGGCGGAGTGCCTGCGGATGGCGGAGGGTAAGACCGGGGCGTTGCTGGGCTGCACGACGGCGCTCGGCGGGGCCTTCGCCGGCGGCGGTCCCGAGCAGGTGGACCGGCTGCGCCGGTTCGGGGCACAGCTGGGGCTGGCTTTCCAGTTCGTCGACGACCTGCTCGGGATCTGGGGCGAGCCCGCGGTCACCGGGAAACCGGTCTACTCGGACCTGCAGAACCGGAAGAAATCCATGCCGGTGGTCGCCGCGCTCACCTCGGACACCCCGCAGGGCAGGGAACTGGCCACCTTGTACTACCGCGAGCAGCCGCTGTCCGGCACGGAGCTGGTCCGCGCCGCGGAGCTGATCGACGCGACAGGGGCGCGTGACTGGAGCCAGGAGCAGGCCGACGAGCTGCTGGCGAGGGCACTGCGTGACCTCGCCGCGGCCGGCCCGCGGCCGCGTGCGGGCGCCGAGTTGGCGGCGCTGGCCCGGCTCGTCACCCGTCGCGATCGCTGA
- a CDS encoding family 2B encapsulin nanocompartment shell protein, whose protein sequence is MTATTETAEPDAGAEGRPPHSLGTAAARQLATTTKSVPQMQGISPRWLLRKLPWVETKGGTYRVNRRLTYTLGDGRVTFVNTGSAVRVIPQELRELAPLRGFDDEDVLDALADRFEQEQFQPGEVIAEFGHRADRVYLIAHGKANRLGAGEYGDRTVLGTMADGEHFGSTMLLESGNLWDFTVQAVTPCTVLALPRQRFEDLLGRSDRLRAHLDRVRAHRPEPRNKLGEADIELASGHAGEPSLPATFVDYEAAPREYELSLAQTVLRIHTRVADLYNNPMDQTEQQLRLTIQALRERQEHELVNNREFGLLHNADLRQRVQTRTGPPTPDDLDELLSRRRRSEFFFAHPRAIAAFGRECTRRGVYPEALDVGDRTAMSWRGVPLLPCDKIPISDTGTSSIMVMRTGEEHEGVIGLHETGLPDEYEPGLSVRFRGVDAKAILSYLVSAYYSAAVLVPDALGVLEHVEIGREG, encoded by the coding sequence GTGACTGCGACAACGGAAACGGCCGAGCCGGACGCGGGTGCGGAGGGCAGGCCGCCGCACAGCCTCGGCACGGCGGCCGCGCGGCAACTGGCCACGACGACCAAGTCGGTGCCGCAGATGCAGGGCATCTCGCCGCGGTGGCTGCTGCGGAAGCTGCCCTGGGTGGAGACGAAGGGTGGTACGTACCGGGTGAACCGCAGGCTCACCTACACCCTCGGCGACGGCAGGGTCACCTTCGTGAACACCGGCTCCGCGGTGCGGGTGATCCCGCAGGAGTTGCGGGAACTCGCGCCGCTGCGCGGGTTCGACGACGAGGACGTACTGGACGCGCTGGCCGACCGGTTCGAGCAGGAGCAGTTCCAGCCGGGCGAGGTGATCGCCGAGTTCGGGCACCGCGCGGACCGGGTGTACCTGATCGCGCACGGCAAGGCGAACCGGCTGGGCGCGGGCGAGTACGGCGACCGCACGGTGCTCGGCACCATGGCCGATGGCGAGCACTTCGGCTCCACAATGCTGCTCGAATCCGGCAACCTGTGGGACTTCACGGTGCAGGCGGTGACCCCGTGCACCGTGCTCGCGCTGCCCCGGCAGCGGTTCGAGGACCTGCTCGGCCGGTCCGACCGGCTGCGTGCGCATCTGGATCGGGTCCGCGCGCATCGGCCCGAGCCGCGGAACAAGCTCGGCGAGGCCGATATCGAGCTGGCTTCGGGGCATGCGGGGGAGCCCAGCCTGCCGGCGACCTTTGTGGACTACGAGGCGGCGCCCCGCGAGTACGAGCTGAGCCTGGCGCAGACCGTGCTGCGGATCCATACTCGCGTCGCCGATCTGTACAACAACCCGATGGACCAGACCGAGCAGCAGCTACGGCTGACCATCCAGGCCCTGCGTGAGCGGCAGGAGCACGAGTTGGTCAACAACCGGGAGTTCGGGTTGCTGCACAACGCCGACCTCAGGCAGCGCGTCCAGACCCGCACCGGGCCGCCCACCCCGGACGACCTGGACGAGCTGCTCAGCAGGCGGCGCAGGTCGGAGTTCTTCTTCGCGCACCCGCGCGCCATCGCCGCCTTCGGCAGGGAGTGCACGCGCCGGGGCGTCTACCCGGAGGCACTCGACGTCGGCGACCGTACGGCGATGTCCTGGCGCGGGGTGCCGCTGTTGCCCTGCGACAAGATCCCGATCTCCGACACCGGGACCAGCTCGATCATGGTCATGCGCACCGGTGAGGAGCACGAGGGGGTCATCGGGCTGCACGAGACCGGTCTGCCGGACGAGTACGAGCCCGGGCTGTCCGTCCGGTTCCGTGGTGTGGACGCCAAGGCCATCCTGTCCTATCTGGTCAGCGCGTACTACTCGGCGGCCGTGCTCGTTCCGGATGCGCTCGGCGTACTCGAGCATGTCGAGATCGGCAGGGAAGGTTGA
- a CDS encoding family 2B encapsulin nanocompartment shell protein has protein sequence MTVTEPVESSVGDERPQSLGTAAARKLATTTKSVPQMQGISSRWLLRMLPWVETKGGTYRVNRRLTYTVGDGRVTFSATGSAVRVIPQELRELPLLRGFDDEEVLSALADRFEQREYEPGDVLVEFGHLSDQALLIAHGKLSRFGPGEYGDETALDVLADGDHFGDETLLDPQSIWDFTVKATTACTVLVLPQRAFDDLLDQSDQLRDHVERYRASLVSARNDYGEAAVEVASGHTGEPDLPGTFVDYESAPREYELSVAQTVLRVHSRIADLYNQPMNQTEQQLRLTIEALRERQEHEMINSREFGLLHNADLKQRIHTRSGPPTPDDLDELLATVWKEPSFFLAHPRAIAAFGRECNRNGLYPQSVDIGGHMVPAWRGVPMFPCNKIPVTETRTSSILLMRAGEEQQGVVGLHQTGLPDEYQPGLSVRFMGIDEKAIISYLVSAYYSAAVLVPDALGILERVEIGRAD, from the coding sequence GTGACCGTCACTGAGCCGGTGGAGTCCAGCGTTGGGGACGAGCGGCCACAGAGCCTCGGCACGGCGGCCGCGCGCAAGCTGGCGACGACGACCAAGTCGGTGCCGCAGATGCAGGGCATCTCCTCGCGGTGGCTGCTGCGGATGTTGCCCTGGGTCGAGACGAAGGGTGGCACGTACCGGGTGAACCGCAGGCTCACCTACACCGTTGGCGACGGGCGCGTGACGTTCTCCGCCACGGGCTCCGCGGTGCGGGTGATCCCCCAGGAACTGCGCGAGCTGCCGTTGCTGCGCGGGTTCGACGACGAGGAGGTGCTGAGCGCGCTGGCCGACCGGTTCGAGCAGCGCGAGTACGAACCGGGCGACGTGCTGGTGGAGTTCGGGCACCTTTCCGATCAGGCCCTCCTCATCGCGCACGGGAAGCTGAGCAGGTTCGGCCCCGGCGAGTACGGCGACGAGACCGCGCTGGATGTGCTGGCCGACGGCGACCACTTCGGCGACGAGACGCTGCTCGACCCGCAGAGCATCTGGGACTTCACGGTCAAGGCGACCACCGCGTGCACCGTGCTGGTGCTGCCGCAGCGGGCCTTCGACGACCTGCTCGACCAGTCCGACCAACTTCGCGACCATGTGGAGCGGTACCGGGCGAGCCTCGTCTCGGCGCGCAACGACTACGGCGAGGCCGCGGTCGAGGTGGCGTCCGGCCACACCGGGGAGCCGGACCTTCCCGGCACCTTCGTGGACTACGAGTCGGCGCCGCGGGAGTACGAGCTCAGCGTCGCGCAGACGGTGTTGCGGGTGCACAGCCGGATCGCCGACCTCTACAACCAGCCGATGAACCAGACCGAGCAGCAGTTGCGGTTGACCATCGAGGCGCTCCGCGAGCGGCAGGAGCACGAGATGATCAACAGCCGGGAGTTCGGGCTGCTGCACAACGCCGACCTCAAGCAGCGTATCCACACGCGGTCCGGTCCGCCCACCCCGGACGATCTGGATGAACTGCTGGCGACGGTGTGGAAGGAGCCGAGCTTCTTCCTCGCCCACCCGCGTGCCATCGCGGCCTTCGGCCGGGAGTGCAACCGCAACGGGCTCTACCCGCAGAGTGTGGACATCGGTGGGCACATGGTGCCGGCGTGGCGCGGGGTGCCGATGTTCCCGTGCAACAAGATCCCGGTCACCGAGACTCGCACCAGCTCGATCCTGCTGATGCGCGCCGGTGAGGAGCAGCAGGGTGTCGTCGGGCTGCACCAGACCGGGCTGCCGGACGAGTACCAGCCGGGCCTGTCCGTCCGGTTCATGGGTATCGACGAGAAGGCGATCATCTCCTACCTGGTCAGCGCGTACTACTCGGCGGCCGTGCTGGTCCCGGACGCACTCGGCATTCTCGAGCGCGTCGAGATCGGGCGCGCGGACTGA
- a CDS encoding DUF4239 domain-containing protein — MNIYLSGLLWMLGAAVVGGGTAYLVRRFGHDEGRLDNNDAAGQVFTIISGLHAVLVAFVLISLFDAVHAARDGLRHEADSVIAAVWAADSLPSSASEQVRAISASYLETVIQREWPQIRAGDEVTGPGWTQLQQLHRTINKAPIQTDDEYYATQKTEAVRQVLATYQAREERITRLVHGDVGTVVWFALVLGGVIATLLPNLFGGTKMMTHVVIVSTLAGTIALLLFAIHQLQNPFGGAARVEPEAFESALERLRQAP, encoded by the coding sequence ATGAATATCTACCTCAGCGGACTGTTGTGGATGCTGGGTGCCGCGGTGGTCGGCGGCGGGACCGCGTACCTGGTGCGCAGGTTCGGCCACGACGAGGGCAGGCTGGACAACAACGACGCCGCGGGGCAGGTGTTCACCATCATCAGCGGTCTGCACGCGGTGCTGGTCGCCTTCGTACTGATCTCCCTTTTCGACGCGGTACACGCCGCGCGGGACGGGCTGCGGCACGAGGCGGACAGCGTGATCGCGGCGGTATGGGCCGCCGACTCGCTGCCCTCCTCGGCGAGCGAACAGGTCCGGGCGATCAGCGCGTCCTACCTGGAAACGGTGATCCAGCGGGAATGGCCGCAGATACGGGCAGGGGACGAGGTCACCGGCCCGGGATGGACCCAGCTGCAACAGCTGCACCGGACGATCAACAAGGCTCCGATCCAGACCGACGACGAGTACTACGCCACCCAGAAGACCGAGGCGGTGCGCCAGGTCCTCGCCACGTACCAGGCACGGGAGGAACGGATCACCAGGCTGGTACACGGTGATGTCGGCACGGTGGTGTGGTTCGCGCTGGTACTCGGCGGGGTGATCGCCACCCTGCTGCCCAACCTGTTCGGCGGTACCAAGATGATGACCCACGTGGTGATCGTGTCCACACTCGCGGGAACGATCGCGCTGCTGCTGTTCGCCATCCACCAGTTGCAGAACCCGTTCGGCGGAGCGGCCAGGGTGGAGCCCGAGGCCTTCGAGTCCGCCCTCGAACGGTTGCGCCAGGCGCCATGA
- a CDS encoding DUF6923 family protein: MTSARLRDPHRGPALLASVMLVLLLGPPGIPARAAPGCSILRVHADAVRGPSTLSRVELPAGTATRIRRLGYEVNAVGYSHAQDRGYGIATGEHRGSRPGSWHGYGRVLSFDTAGTVRDHGPLRHSGRRPPWVSIRQATAGAISGTRWFVKWGSSLRVVDIDPSSPTFLHVLRGTELRPDSVAAAVHDFDMDPADGALYGVSTRPKGRAAVARIDPRSGAVRRLPGPSLPRASAYGAATLGPDGALYVTADTAGHRSRLYRVPRDGSAATELASGPPVVSSDATGCLAAPPPPPPTPPPTSSPPPAPPVPAPPTPVPPTPSTTTPVVPQPVVPPPTTPPPVRRAAPQPPVRTPASEPTPDRLPPRAQQAAEQRTDATERKRRWSLAVLVVIIAGGAAARHVGRR, translated from the coding sequence ATGACGTCTGCCCGGCTCCGCGATCCGCACCGCGGTCCGGCGCTGCTGGCCAGCGTCATGCTGGTGCTGTTGCTCGGGCCACCGGGGATTCCGGCCCGCGCCGCTCCCGGCTGCTCGATCCTGCGAGTGCATGCCGATGCGGTGCGCGGTCCGTCCACGTTGAGCCGGGTGGAGCTGCCCGCGGGCACCGCGACCCGGATCCGGCGGCTCGGGTACGAGGTGAACGCCGTCGGATACTCGCACGCGCAGGACCGTGGTTACGGGATCGCGACGGGTGAGCATCGCGGGTCCCGGCCCGGCTCGTGGCACGGGTACGGGCGGGTGCTGAGCTTCGACACGGCGGGCACGGTGCGGGATCACGGACCACTGCGGCATTCCGGGCGCAGGCCGCCGTGGGTCTCGATCCGGCAGGCTACCGCCGGCGCGATCTCCGGCACCCGCTGGTTCGTCAAGTGGGGCAGCAGCCTGAGGGTGGTGGACATCGACCCGAGCAGCCCGACGTTCCTGCACGTCCTGCGCGGCACGGAGCTGCGCCCGGACTCGGTCGCCGCCGCCGTGCACGACTTCGACATGGACCCGGCCGACGGTGCCCTGTACGGGGTGTCGACCCGGCCGAAGGGCCGGGCTGCCGTGGCGCGCATCGACCCGCGCAGCGGCGCGGTCCGGCGGCTGCCCGGTCCGTCCCTGCCACGGGCGAGCGCCTACGGGGCGGCCACCCTGGGGCCGGACGGCGCGCTGTACGTCACCGCCGACACGGCCGGGCACCGCAGCAGGCTGTACCGGGTGCCGCGGGACGGTTCGGCGGCGACCGAACTGGCCTCCGGGCCGCCGGTGGTCAGCTCCGACGCCACCGGCTGCCTGGCCGCGCCGCCGCCCCCGCCACCGACGCCACCGCCGACCTCTTCCCCACCGCCGGCGCCACCGGTGCCCGCGCCACCCACACCCGTGCCACCCACACCGAGCACCACGACCCCGGTCGTTCCGCAACCGGTGGTCCCACCCCCGACCACCCCGCCGCCGGTACGCCGGGCCGCCCCGCAACCACCGGTGCGCACCCCCGCGAGCGAGCCCACGCCCGACCGGCTACCGCCGCGCGCGCAGCAGGCGGCCGAGCAGCGCACCGACGCCACGGAGCGCAAGCGCCGCTGGAGCCTCGCCGTGCTGGTCGTGATCATCGCCGGCGGCGCAGCCGCGAGGCACGTCGGCCGCCGCTGA
- a CDS encoding DUF397 domain-containing protein, translating to MDTHERWRTSSRSGNANACVELAVGATRTRIRDTKNRDGGTLTLTARTYRAFLTAVKDGGTAG from the coding sequence ATGGACACGCACGAGAGGTGGCGCACGAGTAGCCGCAGTGGCAACGCGAACGCCTGCGTCGAGCTGGCGGTCGGCGCCACGCGGACCAGGATCCGCGACACCAAGAACCGGGACGGCGGGACGTTGACCCTGACCGCCCGCACCTACCGGGCCTTCCTCACCGCGGTGAAGGACGGCGGGACGGCGGGCTGA
- a CDS encoding helix-turn-helix domain-containing protein yields MPSERTRRKAKLGRYMEALRERVEPRLIPERVAELLETSRTTVSRLESGNQRVNLHLLHALLGLYGATEEERAEAVSLWRAARQDTTVVEYQADLHAKYVAFRRDERDAVAEYDLELSTVPGQLQTTAYAAAIAAAAHRFNVRRGPDWEERATAERLDRQRLLEGPSPLRLHVLLGEGVIGTVVGGPAVMAEQLRHLLEMGERDNITIQIVPFTAGAVGTMSGPAIVLEFDDPEDPYSVYLESAAGGDLVDNDQDVAAFLGAFEDTVAVALPAAESAARIQAALDELTRDDGHAREVAHE; encoded by the coding sequence ATGCCATCGGAGCGCACTCGCCGCAAGGCCAAGCTGGGTCGGTACATGGAAGCGCTACGGGAGCGGGTCGAACCGCGCCTGATCCCCGAACGCGTCGCGGAGCTGCTGGAGACCTCGCGAACGACGGTCAGCAGGTTGGAGAGCGGGAACCAGCGGGTCAACCTGCACCTGCTGCATGCCCTGCTCGGGCTGTACGGCGCCACGGAGGAGGAGCGAGCGGAGGCGGTCAGCCTGTGGCGGGCCGCGCGGCAGGACACCACGGTGGTGGAGTACCAGGCCGACCTGCATGCCAAGTACGTCGCGTTCCGCCGCGACGAGCGGGACGCGGTGGCGGAGTACGACCTCGAGCTGAGCACCGTGCCCGGCCAGTTGCAGACCACCGCCTATGCCGCGGCCATCGCGGCGGCCGCGCACCGGTTCAACGTGCGACGCGGCCCGGACTGGGAGGAGCGCGCCACCGCCGAGCGACTGGACCGGCAGCGGCTGCTGGAAGGCCCCAGCCCGCTGCGCCTGCATGTCCTGCTGGGCGAGGGCGTGATCGGCACCGTGGTGGGCGGCCCGGCGGTGATGGCCGAGCAACTACGGCACCTGCTGGAGATGGGCGAGCGGGACAACATCACCATCCAGATCGTCCCGTTCACGGCCGGGGCGGTCGGCACCATGTCCGGCCCGGCCATCGTGCTCGAGTTCGACGACCCCGAGGACCCGTACTCGGTCTACCTCGAATCCGCCGCCGGTGGCGACTTGGTGGACAATGACCAGGATGTCGCCGCCTTCCTCGGCGCGTTCGAGGACACGGTGGCGGTGGCGTTACCGGCCGCGGAGTCCGCGGCCCGGATACAGGCCGCACTGGACGAGCTGACGAGGGACGATGGACACGCACGAGAGGTGGCGCACGAGTAG